Proteins from a single region of Seriola aureovittata isolate HTS-2021-v1 ecotype China chromosome 9, ASM2101889v1, whole genome shotgun sequence:
- the LOC130174443 gene encoding mitochondrial glutamate carrier 1-like gives MTQQQQISLPAKLINGGIAGMVGVTCVFPIDLAKTRLQNQRSGQQLYKNMMDCLIKTVRSEGYFGMYRGAAVNLTLVTPEKAIKLAANDFFRHQLSKDSGKLTVFKEMLAGCCAGMCQVIITTPMEMLKIQLQDAGRLAAQQRVMPSVVATLKMGGTSAVLSRAYNTSPAPQVMRVSATEITRELLRTKGVTGLYRGLGATLMRDIPFSVVYFPLFAHLHQLGQHSSEDPSVPFYWSFMSGCAAGSIAAVAVSPCDVVKTRLQSLKKGANEETYNGVVDCVRNILRKEGPEAFLKGASCRALVIAPLFGIAQVVYSVGVGEFLLGYTPHNIYSA, from the exons ATGACCCAGCAACAGCAGATAAG CCTCCCGGCCAAACTGATCAATGGAGGGATTGCAGGCATGGTAGGAgtcacctgtgtgtttcctATCGACCTGGCCAAGACCCGCTTGCAGAACCAGCGCAGCGGGCAGCAACTCTACAAGAACAT gATGGATTGCCTCATAAAGACTGTCAGATCTGAAGGCTACTTTGGCATGTATAGAG GTGCTGCAGTAAATCTCACCCTGGTAACCCCAGAGAAGGCTAtcaagctagctgctaatgaCTTCTTCCGCCACCAGCTGAGCAAAGACAG TGGCAAGTTGACGGTGTTCAAGGAGATGTTGGCAGGATGCTGTGCAGGAATGTGCCAGGTCATTATCACAACACCCATGGAGATGCTCAAGATCCAGTTGCAGGATGCTGGCAGGCTAG CGGCCCAGCAGAGGGTGATGCCTAGCGTGGTAGCCACTCTGAAGATGGGGGGGACCAGTGCTGTTCTCAGCCGTGCTTATAACACCAGCCCTGCACCTCAAGTCATGCGAGTGTCCGCCACAGAGATCACCAGAGAGCTGCTGAGGACCAAAGGAGTCACGGGGCTGTACAGGGGACTCGGGGCCACGTTGATGAG GGACATCCCATTCTCCGTTGTGTACTTCCCTCTTTTCGCACATCTGCACCAGCTCGGCCAGCATTCATCTGAGGACCCATCTGTGCCCTTCTATTGGTCCTTCATGTCTGGCTGTGCGGCTGGATCCATTGCTGCAGTAGCTGTCAGCCCCTGTGACG TGGTCAAGACAAGGCTACAATCGCTCAAAAAAGGAGCTAATGAGGAAACCTACAATGGAGTGGTGGACTGTGTCAG AAATATCCTGAGAAAGGAGGGGCCCGAAGCGTTCCTCAAGGGGGCCAGTTGCCGGGCCCTGGTTATTGCTCCACTCTTTGGCATTGCCCAGGTTGTGTACTCTGTAGGAGTTGGAGAGTTCCTGCTGGGGTACACCCCCCACAACATCTACTCTGCATAA
- the LOC130174451 gene encoding CD9 antigen-like yields MGKVEGGMKCVKYLLFVFNFIFWLMGSFVLAVGLWLRFDPETVSLLNGDKAPDTFFIGVYILIGAGSLVMLVGFFGCCGAVRESQCLLGSFFACLLIIFGAEVAAGVFGFLNKDKIVEDVQNFYTTTYNENNNSTMIISYQKVLNCCGTAANPCPDPQPDTKDCETGIKEFFNSKLYIIGYVGIGIAGVMIIGMIFSMVLCCAIRNSREVI; encoded by the exons ATGGGGAAGGTGGAAGGTGGAATGAAATGCGTCAAATACCTTTTGTTCGTGTTCAACTTCATATTCTGG TTGATGGGATCCTTTGTTCTGGCAGTGGGGCTGTGGCTACGTTTTGACCCAGAGACTGTGTCTCTGCTCAATGGTGATAAGGCTCCAGATACCTTCTTCATTG GTGTGTATATACTGATTGGTGCTGGCAGCCTGGTGATGTTGGTTGGTTTCTTTGGCTGCTGTGGAGCTGTGCGAGAATCTCAGTGCCTGCTGGGTTCA ttctttgCCTGTTTGTTGATCATCTTTGGAGCTGAGGTGGCAGCGGGGGTGTTTGGATtcttaaacaaagacaaa ATCGTCGAAGACGTTCAGAACTTCTACACAACAActtacaatgaaaacaataacagcaCTATGATCATCTCATACCAGAAagta CTGAACTGTTGCGGAACCGCCGCAAACCCCTGCCCTGATCCCCAACCAGATACCAAG GACTGTGAGACAGGCATCAAGGAGTTCTTCAACAGTAAGCTCTACATCATCGGGTACGTGGGCATCGGCATTGCTGGAGTCATG ATCATTGGGATGATCTTCAGTATGGTACTCTGTTGTGCCATTCGCAACAGCAGGGAGGTTATCTAA